The genomic segment AGGCGGCCCGAAGGCCGCCCGCATCCGCGCCCGTCGCCGCCCTCAGGCGTCGTTGCAAAAGAGCTCGTAAATCGTCGCCACCACCCGCGCCGCGCGCGGGTCCGAGAGCGAATAATAGATCGCCTTGCCCTCGCGCCGGCAGCTCACCAGCCCCTCGAGGCGCAGCCGCGCAAGCTGCTGGCTCACCGCCGCCTGCCGCGTGGCCAAAAGCCCCTCGAGCTCGGTCACCGATTTCTCGCCGGAGCTCAGGTGGCACATGATCATCAGCCGCCCCTCATGGGCGAGCGCCTTGAGCAGGTTCGAGGCATCCTGCGCGCGGTGGATCATCTCCTCCGCATCGAGACGCGCGCAACCCTCCTTCACCCAGCCATCGCCGGGGTCGGTCGCATAGTCGGGGGTGTTCAGCCCGTCCGGTGACATGGTGCGGCTCCGCTCCGTTCACTTGACATCATACTATCACAATTGACGGCGCATAACATGCCGGATCGGCGCTGGCGAGGGGGCAGGCGCTCAAGCCCGCGTGAAACCGGCGATTCCTGGCCGATTTTCGCGCCCCGGCGGCGCGCCCTGCGGCGCCATGACGCAGCGCCGCGCCGCCGCTCAAAGCGGTTCGAGCGCGCAATTGCGGTCAGGCGATCTCGCGCGGGGCCGGCGCGCGGTGCGGCGCCCGCGCCCGCGCCCGCGCGAGCTTGCGCAGCACCGCAATGCCCAGAACGGCAAGCGCCAGCGTGTCGAAGCTGATCGGGAAAATCTGGTCCATCTGTCACTCCCCCCGGGGCGCGTGGCCCGGCTCTGCGGGGCCGCAGCCCCCCGATGTGGCAGTCTTGGGCGCGATTGTGACTGAACTGAGGCCGGGCCGCGGTAATTTCAGGCCCCAGCCCTCGCCGCCGGCCACGCCCCCCTTGACCGCCCCGCGCGAAACGCTACCGATGGGCCGAGGAGCCCAGCCCAGCGGAGGATGCCATGCTCTACGCCTTCCAGCCGGGCACCCGCGGCCTGCAACGGCTCGGCCAGGAGAGCCCGATGAGCCCCGGATCGGAGCTCGAGCGCGCGCTCTGGATCGACCTCTACCGCCCCCTCGACAGCCAGGCCGCGGCGGTGGCGGCGCTCGGCATCGAGGTGCCGACGCTCGCCGACATGGAAGAGATCGAGATCTCGAACCGCCTCTACCGCGAGGAAAACGCCGATGTGATGACGGTCGTTCTGCCCGGGCTGACGCCGGACGGCGCGCAGATCTCCGGCCCGGTGAGCTTCATCCTGACCGAGCGCCGCCTCGTCACCGTGCGCCACCATGCGCCGCGCAGCTTCGAGACCTTCCCCGACCGCGCCGATCGCTCCGCCGCGGGCTGCGCGAGCGCCGAGCGGATCTTTCTGGGCCTGATCGAGGAGATCATCGCGCGGCAGGCGGACCTGCTCGAAGGGGTAGGGCGCACCCTCGACCGGGTCTCGGCGCAGGTGCTCTCGGGCAAGAAGATCTCGCCCTCCGAGCTGCAACTCGCGCTTGAAGAGGTCGGCCGGCAGGGCGAACTCGTCGGCCGGGTGAAGCTCGCGCTGCTTACCCTCGAACGCGCGCTCTCCTTCTTCGACCAGACGCTCGGCACCAACCCGCAGGGCAAGGAGCTGCGCTCCATCGTGAAAAGCCAGATGCGCGACATCGGTTCGCTCACCGTGCACGGCGATTTTCTCAGCTCGCGCGTGTCGCTCTCGGTCGATGCCACGCTCGGCATGATCAACCTCGCGCAGAACGTCACCGTGCGGATCGTCTCGGTGGTGGCCGCGCTCTTCATGCCGCCGACGATGATCGCCTCGATCTACGGGATGAACTTCCACCACATGCCCGAGCTCGACAACCCCTGGGGCTATCCCCTGGCGCTGGGGCTGATGGCGGCCTCGGCGGTGGGCACCTGGGCCTTCTTCAAGTGGAAAGATTGGCTCTGAGACCCGGCCGCCGCGCCGGTGGGGCGGGCGGGTTTTGCGTATTTGGACCAAGAAGAAGGGACAGGGCGCCGCTTCCCCCCTTCTTCTTGGCAAAAATACGCAAAATCGACGCAAACAGGGGCGGCGCGCCGGGCTTCAGCGCTCGAGCACCAGCCGGTCGCGGGTGATCTCGACGCGGGCGAAGCGGGTCAGATAGGTCATCCCCATCAGCGAGGTATCCATCTCGGCGTCGTTCACCACCGCGCGGACATTGGCGTCATGGATCGGGCCGAGCTCCATCGAGGCAAGCCGCACCGGCGCGGTGCGGATCACGCCATTGGCGGTGCGCGCCTGGCCGACATAGGCGAGCCCCGCCACATCGAGCCCGACGCGCGCCGCGTCGCGCGCGGTCAGCACGATATCGGTGGCGCCCGTGTCGACGACAAAGCGCACCGGCACGCCGTTCACCGCCGCGGTGAGGTAGTAATGCCCGTCGGGGGCGAGCGGCGCCTCGATCCGGCCATCGGCGAGCACCGATTGGCTCGGCATCACGCCGCGGCGGACATCGTTCCAGAGCCCGACCGCGGCCAGCGTGCCGAGAAAGATCAGCCCCCAGAGCATCGCCTGTTGCAGCGTGCGCTGCGGGCGGCGGCGGAACTCGATCACGAAATAGCCCCCCACCGCGACGGCAAGGAGGCCAAGATAGATCAGGCGGGCGAGGGTCTGGCTGTCCATGGCCAAGATGTAGGGCGCGCGGGGCGATTTGCGAAGGGGCGGATTGCCTCAGCCGCCCATCAGCCCGGCGCCTTTCAGCCCGTCGAGGATGAACTGGATCGCGAGCGCGGCGAGGAGCATGCCGAGAAGCCGCGTCACCACCATCGTGCCGGTGCGCCCCAAAAGCCGCTCGAGCGGGGTCGCGACGAGGAAGAGCGCAAAGACGCAGGCCAGAACCGCCAGCATGACGAGATGGACGCCGAGGATATCGGTGGCGGTGGCATCGGGGGCGCCGGCGAGCAGGATCATCGTCGCCATCGCGCCCGGGCCCGCGATCAGCGGCGTGGCGAGGGGGAAGACCGAGGGGTCGTGCGCGGGCTCGGCCTGCTGGCCCTCGCGGCGCTGGGTGCGGCGCTCGAAGAGCATATCGAGCGCGGTCAGGAACAGAAGCACGCCCCCCGCGATGCGGAAGGCGGGCATCGAGATGCCGATGCCAAGCAGGATCTTGTCGCCGAAGAGCCCGAAGAGCGTCAGAAGCCCCGCCGCGATCAGCGTGGCGCGCAGCCCTACCTTGATGCGCGCGCGCGCCGACTGGCCCTGGGTGAGCGCGATGAAGAGCGGCGCGAGGCCGATCGGGTCGACCACGACGAAGAGGGTGACGAAAGCGGTGATATATTCGGCAAGGACCATGGCGCAATCTAGCGCGCCGCGTCGGGCGGCGCCAGAGGGGGCGAGGGGGCGATCTCGACCGGGTTTTCGTCCTCCTCCGCCTCGGGGGGCAGGGCGGCGCGGATCTTCGCCGCGAGCGAGCGCGCGCCTGCGCCGATGCGCGTATCGACATGGGCCTCGGCGAGGCGCAGCAGATGGCCGAGCGCGGCGACCTCCTCGGGGGTGAGCACGAGCGGCGGCAGCGCCAGCGCCCGGCGCAGCATGTAGCCCACGCCGCGGCTGCCCTGCACCGGCACGCCGAAGGCCTGCAGCTCGGCCATGTCGCGCCAGATCGTGCGCTCCGAGACCCCGAGTCGCGCCGCCAGATCGCGGGCGCGGTGCATCTCGCCATCGCGCAAGATCACGATCAGGCTTTGCAAACGGTCGTTGCGGGGCATCGGGCTCTCCTTTGGACCGATCCTAGCGCGGCGGGGAGCAACTGACAATTAACTGTCAGTAATCTCGCCGCCCGCGCCGAAAAGCCCCGAAATCGCCCTTTGCCGCCCCGCCCCCTTTTGCATAATACCTCAAACCCCTGCGGAGGCGCGGCCTCCCGAGAGATGAGGACAAGACATGCTCAACAATATCGGTATCCCCGGCCTGCTCCTGATCGCGGTCGTCGTGCTCGTGCTTTTCGGCAAGGGCAAGGTCAGCTCGCTGATGGGCGAGGTCGGCAAGGGCATCACCGCCTTCAAGAAGGGCGTGAATGATGGCGCCAAGGAGGTCGAGGATGCGAAAGCCGAGGCCGCCAAGGATGTGACCTCCGAGAAGGACAAGGTCTGATCCGGAAGGGCGGCGCGCCATGTTGGATATCGGTTGGAGCGAGCTCTTGCTGATCGGCGTCGTGGCGCTGATCGTGGTCGGGCCGAAGGATCTGCCCCATATGTTCCATTCGCTGGGGCGGATGACCGCCAAGGCGCGGGCGATGGGGCGCGAATTCTCGCGCGCGATGGAGGAGGCCGCGCGCGACAGCGGCCTCGATGCGGCGGCGCAAAACGTCAAGGATCTCAAGGGCCTGACC from the Rhodobacter xanthinilyticus genome contains:
- a CDS encoding ArsR/SmtB family transcription factor, yielding MIHRAQDASNLLKALAHEGRLMIMCHLSSGEKSVTELEGLLATRQAAVSQQLARLRLEGLVSCRREGKAIYYSLSDPRAARVVATIYELFCNDA
- a CDS encoding retropepsin-like aspartic protease family protein, giving the protein MDSQTLARLIYLGLLAVAVGGYFVIEFRRRPQRTLQQAMLWGLIFLGTLAAVGLWNDVRRGVMPSQSVLADGRIEAPLAPDGHYYLTAAVNGVPVRFVVDTGATDIVLTARDAARVGLDVAGLAYVGQARTANGVIRTAPVRLASMELGPIHDANVRAVVNDAEMDTSLMGMTYLTRFARVEITRDRLVLER
- a CDS encoding helix-turn-helix transcriptional regulator — encoded protein: MPRNDRLQSLIVILRDGEMHRARDLAARLGVSERTIWRDMAELQAFGVPVQGSRGVGYMLRRALALPPLVLTPEEVAALGHLLRLAEAHVDTRIGAGARSLAAKIRAALPPEAEEDENPVEIAPSPPLAPPDAAR
- a CDS encoding magnesium transporter CorA family protein; translation: MLYAFQPGTRGLQRLGQESPMSPGSELERALWIDLYRPLDSQAAAVAALGIEVPTLADMEEIEISNRLYREENADVMTVVLPGLTPDGAQISGPVSFILTERRLVTVRHHAPRSFETFPDRADRSAAGCASAERIFLGLIEEIIARQADLLEGVGRTLDRVSAQVLSGKKISPSELQLALEEVGRQGELVGRVKLALLTLERALSFFDQTLGTNPQGKELRSIVKSQMRDIGSLTVHGDFLSSRVSLSVDATLGMINLAQNVTVRIVSVVAALFMPPTMIASIYGMNFHHMPELDNPWGYPLALGLMAASAVGTWAFFKWKDWL
- a CDS encoding MarC family protein; the encoded protein is MVLAEYITAFVTLFVVVDPIGLAPLFIALTQGQSARARIKVGLRATLIAAGLLTLFGLFGDKILLGIGISMPAFRIAGGVLLFLTALDMLFERRTQRREGQQAEPAHDPSVFPLATPLIAGPGAMATMILLAGAPDATATDILGVHLVMLAVLACVFALFLVATPLERLLGRTGTMVVTRLLGMLLAALAIQFILDGLKGAGLMGG
- a CDS encoding twin-arginine translocase TatA/TatE family subunit, whose protein sequence is MLNNIGIPGLLLIAVVVLVLFGKGKVSSLMGEVGKGITAFKKGVNDGAKEVEDAKAEAAKDVTSEKDKV